From a single Fusobacterium pseudoperiodonticum genomic region:
- the pxpB gene encoding 5-oxoprolinase subunit PxpB, whose protein sequence is MENSVRFLFSGDSALVIEFGNEISVDINKKIRKMMDDIKKENIDGIVELVPTYCSLLINYDVLKIDYNTLVEKLKTFLNNDLETAEGEEVTLIEIPTLYNDEVGPDLSYIAEHNKLSKEEVIKIHTGTDYLVYMLGFMPGFTYLGGMSEKIATPRLESPRLQIYPGSVGIAGKQTGMYPSMSPGGWRIIGRTPLKLYNPDSDTPVYISSGDYVRYVSISEEEYNDILKKVENNEYKLNIRKIKRGELNA, encoded by the coding sequence ATGGAAAATTCAGTAAGATTTTTATTTTCTGGAGATTCAGCTTTAGTTATAGAGTTTGGAAATGAAATCTCTGTTGATATTAATAAAAAAATTAGAAAAATGATGGACGATATAAAAAAAGAAAATATAGATGGAATAGTTGAACTTGTTCCAACTTATTGTTCTTTACTTATTAATTATGATGTTTTGAAAATTGATTACAATACTTTAGTTGAAAAGTTAAAAACTTTCTTAAATAACGATCTTGAAACAGCTGAAGGAGAAGAAGTTACTCTGATAGAAATTCCTACTTTATACAATGATGAAGTTGGACCTGATTTATCTTATATAGCAGAACATAATAAACTTTCTAAAGAAGAAGTTATTAAAATTCATACAGGAACAGATTATCTAGTTTATATGCTTGGATTTATGCCAGGATTCACTTACTTAGGAGGTATGTCAGAAAAAATTGCAACTCCTAGATTAGAAAGTCCAAGACTACAAATTTATCCAGGCTCTGTTGGAATAGCAGGGAAACAAACAGGTATGTATCCTTCAATGTCTCCTGGTGGTTGGAGAATAATAGGAAGAACTCCATTGAAACTATATAATCCTGACAGTGATACACCTGTATATATTAGTTCAGGTGACTATGTAAGATATGTTTCTATTTCAGAAGAAGAGTACAATGATATTTTGAAAAAAGTAGAAAATAATGAATATAAATTAAATATTCGTAAAATTAAGAGAGGTGAGCTAAATGCCTAG
- a CDS encoding biotin-dependent carboxyltransferase family protein gives MPSIKVHKPGLCTTVQDIGRIGYQQFGIPVSGVMDEFAFTVANYLVESDKNNAVLEIPFLGPTLEFDFDVTIAITGGEIQAKINNQDVKMWESINVKKGDNLSFGNLKSGMRAYLAFSAEIDVPVVMGSKSTLLKSKLGGFEGRQLKMGDVLNFKNVKVLSKKNTLDKKYIPTYSHNQNIRIVLGPQDDYFEESSIKTMLENKYQVTKDADRMGMRLAGEVIKHKDKADIISDAAVFGSIQVPGNGQPIILLADRQTTGGYTKIATVIKADLPKLAQMLPNDTIEFSLINIEEAQKEYREFYRILDEIKESFVVKPRVYTEKQLYVLKKLFGNRRKK, from the coding sequence ATGCCTAGTATAAAAGTTCACAAACCTGGGTTATGTACAACTGTTCAAGACATCGGAAGAATAGGATATCAACAATTTGGTATTCCTGTATCTGGAGTTATGGATGAATTTGCTTTTACAGTAGCTAACTATCTTGTTGAAAGTGATAAAAATAATGCAGTCTTAGAAATCCCTTTTTTAGGACCTACATTGGAGTTTGACTTTGATGTGACAATAGCTATCACAGGAGGAGAAATTCAAGCTAAAATAAATAATCAAGATGTTAAAATGTGGGAATCTATAAATGTAAAAAAAGGAGATAATCTTTCTTTTGGAAATTTAAAATCAGGAATGAGAGCTTATCTAGCTTTCTCAGCTGAAATAGATGTTCCTGTTGTTATGGGAAGTAAATCTACTCTTTTAAAATCTAAATTAGGTGGTTTTGAAGGTAGACAGTTAAAAATGGGAGATGTTCTTAACTTTAAAAATGTTAAAGTTTTATCTAAGAAAAATACTTTAGATAAAAAATATATTCCAACATATAGCCATAATCAAAATATCAGAATAGTTTTAGGACCTCAAGATGATTATTTTGAAGAAAGTTCTATAAAAACTATGCTTGAAAATAAATATCAAGTTACAAAAGATGCTGATAGAATGGGTATGAGATTAGCAGGAGAAGTTATAAAACATAAAGATAAGGCAGATATTATATCTGATGCTGCTGTTTTTGGTTCTATACAAGTTCCTGGGAATGGACAACCAATAATCTTGCTAGCAGATAGACAAACAACAGGAGGTTATACTAAGATTGCCACTGTTATAAAAGCAGATTTACCTAAACTTGCTCAAATGCTTCCTAATGACACTATTGAATTTAGTCTTATAAATATTGAAGAAGCACAAAAAGAGTATAGAGAGTTCTATAGAATTTTAGATGAAATAAAAGAAAGTTTTGTAGTGAAACCAAGAGTTTACACTGAAAAACAATTATATGTTTTAAAAAAATTATTTGGAAATAGAAGAAAAAAATGA
- a CDS encoding Cof-type HAD-IIB family hydrolase, which translates to MKYKLIVCDMDGTLLTSSHKISEHTANIIKKIEDSGVKFMIATGRPFLDARHYRDSLKLRSYLITSNGARAHDEDNNPIVVENIPKELVKRLLNYKVGKDIHRNIYLDDDWIIEYEIDGLVEFHKESGYGFNIDDLSKYQNEEVAKVFFLGENKEIEDLEKKMKKDFKDELSITVSSSFCLEFMKKGVNKAETLKKVLKILDIKPEEVIAFGDSMNDYEMLSLVGKPFIMGNASKRLIEALPNVEVIGNNNEDGIGEKLQEIFNIEL; encoded by the coding sequence ATGAAATACAAATTAATAGTTTGTGATATGGATGGAACTCTGTTAACATCCAGTCATAAAATTTCTGAACATACAGCAAATATTATAAAAAAGATTGAAGATAGTGGTGTAAAATTTATGATTGCAACAGGAAGACCATTTCTTGATGCAAGACATTATAGAGATAGCTTAAAATTAAGATCTTATTTAATAACTTCAAATGGGGCAAGAGCCCATGATGAAGATAATAATCCTATTGTTGTAGAAAATATTCCAAAAGAATTGGTTAAAAGATTATTGAATTATAAGGTAGGAAAAGATATACATAGAAACATTTATCTTGATGACGATTGGATAATTGAATATGAAATAGATGGTTTAGTGGAATTTCATAAAGAGTCTGGTTATGGATTTAATATAGATGATTTAAGTAAATATCAAAATGAAGAAGTAGCAAAGGTATTTTTTCTAGGAGAAAATAAAGAAATAGAAGACTTAGAAAAGAAAATGAAAAAAGATTTTAAAGATGAATTAAGCATAACTGTCTCTTCATCTTTTTGTCTAGAGTTTATGAAAAAAGGAGTTAATAAGGCTGAAACTTTGAAAAAAGTCTTGAAAATTTTAGATATAAAGCCAGAAGAAGTTATAGCATTTGGTGATAGTATGAATGACTATGAAATGCTTAGTTTAGTCGGAAAACCTTTTATAATGGGAAATGCTAGTAAAAGACTTATAGAAGCCTTGCCTAATGTAGAGGTTATTGGAAATAATAATGAAGATGGAATAGGAGAAAAATTACAAGAAATTTTTAATATAGAACTATAA
- a CDS encoding B12-binding domain-containing radical SAM protein gives MYDLYDFPLYRPPSEAYSLIIQITLGCSHNRCTFCSMYKDKKFVIKPIEDIKSDIDAFRALYKNRAVEKIFLADGDALVVPTDILVQVLDYIKEVFPECKRVSIYGTAIAIHQKSVEDLKKLYEKGLTLVYLGVESGDDEALKFIKKGIKAEKIVELSKKIMSAGIDLSITLIAGLLGKYQDNKMHAINTAKIITDISPKYASILNLRLYEGTELYDLMQQGKYDYMEGIEVLKEMKLILSSMDVSKITRPIIFRANHASNYLNLKGNLPEDIPRMIKEIDYAIENEAINVNNYRFL, from the coding sequence ATGTACGATTTATATGATTTCCCTTTATATAGACCGCCTAGTGAGGCTTACAGTTTAATTATCCAAATTACACTTGGATGTTCTCACAATAGATGTACTTTTTGCAGTATGTATAAGGACAAAAAATTTGTTATAAAACCAATAGAGGATATAAAATCTGATATAGATGCTTTTAGAGCACTATATAAAAATAGAGCTGTTGAAAAGATATTTTTAGCAGATGGAGATGCACTTGTTGTACCTACTGATATATTAGTGCAAGTTTTAGACTATATAAAAGAAGTTTTCCCTGAATGTAAAAGAGTTTCTATATATGGAACAGCTATAGCTATACATCAAAAATCCGTGGAAGATTTAAAGAAACTTTATGAAAAAGGCTTAACTTTAGTCTACTTAGGTGTAGAAAGTGGAGACGATGAGGCTTTAAAATTTATAAAGAAAGGAATTAAGGCTGAAAAGATAGTTGAACTTTCTAAAAAAATTATGAGTGCAGGTATAGATTTATCTATAACTCTAATTGCAGGACTTTTAGGAAAATATCAAGATAATAAGATGCATGCTATCAACACTGCAAAAATTATAACTGATATATCTCCAAAATACGCAAGTATTTTAAATTTAAGACTTTATGAAGGAACAGAACTTTATGACCTTATGCAACAAGGAAAATATGACTATATGGAAGGTATTGAAGTCCTAAAAGAAATGAAGTTAATACTTTCTAGTATGGATGTTTCTAAAATAACTAGACCTATAATATTTAGAGCAAACCATGCTTCTAACTATTTAAACTTAAAAGGAAATCTACCTGAAGATATCCCAAGAATGATAAAAGAAATTGATTATGCTATTGAAAATGAAGCTATCAATGTAAATAATTATAGATTTTTATAA
- a CDS encoding polysaccharide deacetylase family protein, whose amino-acid sequence MNILMALSQLEITGAEVYATTIADELIERGNKVYIVSDTLTTPTKAEYIKLEFNKRSLIKRIEHIKFLYKLIKEKDIQIVHAHSRASSWSCQVACKLAGIPLITTTHGRQPIHFSRKLIKAFGDYSIAVCENIKKHMVNDIGFSENKTSVILNPVNYKELNLEKKLNDKKIISIIGRLSGPKGDVAYDLLSILSDDELLKKYKVRLIGGKELPERFVKFKEKDIEFIGYVPNIQEKIFESDIVIGAGRVAFEALLNKSSLIAVGETEYMGFINKESLDRSLASNFGDIGSMKYPKIEKDILLNDIKKALELSETEKKELKNIIFNETNLHNIVDRIEKKYFELYVDKTKYEVPVIMYHRVINNSEDEGVHGTYIYENIFREHMQYLKDKNYTIITFKDLDKISWRNRFEKDKKYIILTFDDGYKDNYDLAFPILKEFGFKATIFLMGSSTYNEWDVKASGEKEFPLMSVDMIKEMQNYGIEFGAHTFNHPKINMLSNDEIEHQIIDVKKPLEEKIGREIITFAYPYGILNDYAKEMAKKAGYTFALATDSGSVCLSDDLYQIRRIAIFPNTNLFSFKRKVAGNYNFIKIKREEKNRSKK is encoded by the coding sequence ATGAATATACTTATGGCATTATCTCAACTTGAAATTACAGGAGCTGAAGTTTATGCAACAACCATTGCTGATGAGCTTATAGAAAGAGGAAATAAAGTTTATATAGTTTCTGACACTCTAACAACTCCTACAAAGGCTGAATATATAAAGCTAGAATTCAATAAGAGAAGTTTAATAAAAAGAATAGAACATATAAAATTTTTATATAAACTTATAAAAGAAAAAGATATTCAGATAGTTCATGCTCATTCAAGAGCTTCTTCATGGAGTTGTCAAGTTGCTTGTAAATTAGCAGGAATACCGCTTATTACAACAACTCATGGAAGACAACCCATACATTTTAGTCGTAAACTTATCAAGGCTTTTGGTGACTATTCCATAGCTGTCTGTGAAAATATCAAGAAACATATGGTAAATGATATAGGATTTTCTGAAAACAAAACTTCTGTTATCTTAAATCCTGTAAACTATAAAGAATTAAATTTAGAAAAAAAATTAAATGATAAAAAGATTATTTCAATTATAGGTAGACTTTCAGGACCAAAAGGAGATGTTGCCTATGATTTGCTTAGTATTTTATCAGATGATGAATTATTAAAAAAATATAAGGTTCGTCTTATAGGTGGAAAGGAACTGCCAGAAAGATTTGTAAAATTTAAAGAAAAAGATATAGAATTTATTGGCTATGTTCCCAATATACAAGAGAAGATTTTTGAGTCTGATATAGTAATTGGAGCAGGGAGAGTAGCTTTTGAAGCTTTACTAAATAAATCTTCTTTAATTGCTGTTGGTGAAACAGAATATATGGGCTTTATTAACAAAGAAAGTTTAGATAGGTCTTTAGCTTCAAATTTTGGTGATATTGGTTCTATGAAATATCCTAAGATTGAAAAAGATATTCTTTTAAATGATATTAAAAAAGCCTTAGAACTTTCTGAAACTGAAAAGAAAGAATTAAAAAATATTATATTTAATGAAACAAATTTACATAATATAGTTGATAGAATAGAAAAGAAATATTTTGAACTATATGTTGATAAAACAAAGTATGAAGTTCCTGTAATTATGTATCATAGAGTGATAAATAACTCAGAAGATGAAGGAGTACATGGAACATATATCTATGAAAATATCTTTAGAGAACATATGCAATATCTAAAAGATAAAAATTATACAATTATCACTTTTAAAGATTTAGATAAAATATCTTGGAGAAATAGATTTGAAAAAGATAAAAAATATATAATTTTAACTTTTGATGATGGTTATAAGGATAATTATGATTTAGCTTTCCCTATATTAAAAGAATTTGGCTTTAAAGCTACTATATTTTTAATGGGAAGTTCAACATATAATGAATGGGATGTTAAAGCCAGTGGTGAAAAAGAATTTCCTCTTATGTCAGTTGATATGATAAAAGAGATGCAGAATTATGGAATAGAGTTTGGAGCTCATACTTTTAATCACCCTAAGATTAATATGCTATCAAATGATGAAATTGAGCATCAAATTATAGATGTTAAAAAACCTTTGGAAGAAAAAATAGGTAGAGAGATTATAACTTTTGCATATCCTTATGGAATTTTAAATGATTATGCTAAGGAAATGGCAAAGAAAGCAGGTTATACTTTTGCTTTAGCAACAGACTCAGGTTCTGTTTGTTTATCTGATGATCTATATCAAATAAGAAGAATTGCAATTTTTCCTAATACTAATCTTTTTAGCTTTAAAAGAAAGGTTGCAGGAAATTATAACTTTATTAAAATTAAAAGAGAAGAAAAGAATAGGAGTAAAAAATGA
- a CDS encoding MipA/OmpV family protein has protein sequence MKKYLLTMLALFSVVAVANDDFKASVTAAYGTRTSIYKGREENAIPIFPNLSYQNLYLKGTEVGFKFLDYSRFNSTLYLDLLDGHSIKGSRMDTGYENINRRRYQQAIGLKADVKLNEISENLTLTPSFSIGNRGSKTGLSLSYLYVPKENIIISPSVNVKYLSKKYTDYYFGVDRDELGGSITNEYTPDGAFEFGAGLYGEYYFTKNISALAYVNMKQYSSEVTKSPITEDRIITNVGAGLKYTF, from the coding sequence ATGAAAAAATATTTATTAACAATGTTGGCTTTATTTAGTGTGGTTGCTGTGGCAAATGATGATTTTAAAGCTTCAGTTACAGCTGCTTATGGAACAAGAACATCTATCTACAAAGGAAGAGAAGAAAATGCAATTCCAATATTCCCTAATTTAAGTTATCAAAACTTATATCTTAAAGGGACTGAGGTAGGTTTTAAATTTCTTGATTATAGTAGATTTAATTCAACTCTTTATTTGGATTTATTAGATGGACATTCAATAAAGGGTTCAAGAATGGATACTGGATATGAGAATATAAACAGAAGAAGATATCAACAAGCTATAGGTTTAAAAGCAGATGTGAAACTTAATGAAATTTCTGAAAATCTTACTTTAACACCTTCTTTTAGCATAGGAAATAGAGGAAGTAAAACAGGTTTAAGCTTATCTTATTTATATGTGCCTAAAGAAAATATTATAATAAGTCCTTCAGTAAATGTAAAATATCTTTCTAAGAAATATACAGATTACTATTTCGGAGTAGATAGAGATGAACTTGGTGGAAGTATAACAAACGAATATACTCCAGATGGAGCTTTTGAATTTGGAGCAGGACTTTATGGAGAATATTATTTTACAAAAAATATATCAGCTCTTGCCTATGTTAATATGAAACAATATTCTTCAGAAGTTACAAAATCTCCAATAACAGAAGATAGAATAATAACTAATGTTGGAGCAGGTTTAAAATATACATTCTAA
- a CDS encoding SMI1/KNR4 family protein codes for MEKDELIGKLSNFIRKEKFQEIKEIIKKFKDEKNYDMVCFSSQAFINMDEYKEALEILDSIKNEYSENGEFCIRYAMALYNSNREDEALEWFKKAKEKGIKEIDETSSRYYPKSINEWIKRAELWAPRRIEKNKFEKELREKRNKKPILNVSFDKEVLKGLWYYDEFSLKEYLGKPATDEDFEKVERELGYRLPDSYKALMRIQNGGELRKNNFEGPFKRNWTSGSFDAEYISGVDSSKRYSLCGEFGSKFWIEEWKYPNIGIAICGTSSGGHDMIFLDYSDCGPEGEPCVVHIDQEGGYEITYLADNFKDFVDGLFTSLDDEYEDD; via the coding sequence ATGGAAAAAGATGAACTTATAGGTAAACTAAGTAATTTTATAAGAAAAGAAAAATTTCAAGAAATTAAAGAAATTATCAAGAAGTTTAAAGATGAAAAAAATTATGATATGGTCTGTTTTTCTTCACAAGCTTTTATAAATATGGACGAATATAAAGAAGCTTTAGAAATTTTAGATAGTATTAAAAATGAGTATTCTGAAAATGGAGAATTTTGTATTCGTTATGCAATGGCTTTATATAATTCTAATAGAGAAGATGAAGCTCTTGAATGGTTTAAAAAGGCTAAAGAAAAAGGAATAAAAGAGATTGATGAAACATCAAGCAGATATTATCCTAAAAGTATTAATGAATGGATAAAAAGAGCTGAACTTTGGGCACCTAGAAGAATAGAAAAAAATAAATTTGAAAAAGAGCTAAGAGAAAAAAGAAATAAAAAACCTATACTAAATGTAAGTTTTGATAAAGAAGTACTAAAAGGTTTATGGTATTATGATGAATTTTCTTTAAAAGAATATTTAGGAAAACCTGCAACAGATGAAGATTTTGAAAAAGTTGAAAGGGAGTTGGGATATCGTTTGCCAGATTCATATAAGGCATTAATGAGAATTCAAAATGGAGGAGAGCTTAGAAAAAATAATTTTGAAGGACCTTTTAAAAGAAATTGGACAAGTGGAAGTTTTGATGCTGAATATATATCTGGGGTAGATTCTTCTAAAAGATACTCACTTTGTGGAGAGTTTGGCTCTAAATTTTGGATAGAAGAATGGAAATATCCTAATATAGGAATTGCTATTTGTGGAACTTCAAGTGGAGGACATGATATGATTTTTCTTGATTACTCAGATTGTGGACCAGAAGGAGAACCCTGTGTAGTTCATATAGATCAAGAAGGCGGTTATGAGATAACATATTTAGCAGATAATTTTAAAGATTTTGTAGATGGACTTTTTACTAGCTTAGATGATGAATATGAGGATGATTAA